A genomic segment from Thermostichus lividus PCC 6715 encodes:
- the uvrB gene encoding excinuclease ABC subunit UvrB, giving the protein MQTALFRLHAPFEPTGDQPQAIRKLVAGVQAGHRFQTLLGATGTGKTYTIARVIEEIGRPTLVLAHNKTLAAQLCNELRSFFPENAVEYFISYYDYYQPEAYLPVTDTYIEKSASINEEIDMLRHSATRSLFERRDVIVVASISCIYGLGIPAEYLKAAVTLEVGIETDLRQLLRQLATIQYSRNDVELGRGRFRVKGDVLEIGPAYEDRIIRVEFFGDDIEAIRYVDPLTGETLQSVDRLSIYPAKHFVTPKERLEAACDAIREELKAQVAYLESQNKLLEAQRLEQRTRYDLEMLQEVGYCNGVENYSRHLAGRQAGEPPECLLDYFPEDWLLVVDESHVTVPQIRGMFNGDQARKKVLIDHGFRLPSAADNRPLKADEFWGKVNQCIFVSATPGDWELAVSDGRVIEQIIRPTGVVDPEIFVRPTHGQVDDLYAEIRERCDRHERVLVTTLTKRMAEDLTEYFQERHVRVRYLHSEINAIERIEILEALRQGDFDVLIGVNLLREGLDLPEVSLVAILDADKEGFLRAERSLIQTIGRAARHVRGQAILYADTLTDSMQKAIQETERRRRIQLAYNQAHGITPQPILKKTSNAILAFLDVSRRLHAEPVPVIPSQDLAALSLEDIPQIIQDLEAKMKAAAHELAFEEAARYRDQIKRLRDRLVGHSSNY; this is encoded by the coding sequence ATGCAGACTGCACTGTTTCGTCTCCATGCCCCCTTTGAACCGACCGGTGATCAACCCCAAGCCATTCGCAAACTGGTGGCGGGGGTTCAGGCAGGGCATCGCTTTCAAACTCTTTTGGGGGCAACGGGTACCGGCAAAACCTACACCATTGCCCGAGTCATTGAGGAGATTGGCCGCCCCACCCTAGTCCTAGCCCATAACAAAACCCTTGCCGCCCAGTTATGCAACGAGTTGCGGTCGTTTTTCCCGGAGAATGCCGTCGAGTACTTCATCTCCTACTACGACTACTACCAGCCGGAAGCCTATCTCCCCGTCACCGATACCTACATTGAAAAAAGTGCCTCCATTAACGAAGAAATTGATATGCTGCGGCACTCCGCCACCCGTTCCCTGTTTGAACGGCGGGATGTTATCGTCGTTGCCTCTATTAGCTGTATCTATGGCTTAGGGATTCCTGCTGAGTACCTCAAAGCAGCCGTGACCCTAGAAGTCGGTATCGAGACCGATCTGCGGCAACTGTTGCGGCAGTTGGCTACGATTCAGTACAGCCGCAATGATGTGGAATTGGGGCGAGGGCGCTTCCGGGTGAAAGGGGACGTGCTAGAAATTGGCCCAGCCTATGAAGATCGGATAATTCGGGTGGAATTTTTTGGCGATGATATTGAGGCCATCCGCTATGTTGACCCGCTGACGGGGGAAACGCTGCAAAGTGTCGATCGCCTGAGCATTTATCCGGCCAAGCACTTTGTCACGCCCAAAGAACGCCTTGAGGCGGCCTGTGACGCTATCAGGGAGGAACTAAAGGCTCAGGTGGCCTATTTGGAATCGCAAAATAAGCTGCTGGAGGCGCAGCGGCTGGAGCAGCGCACTCGCTATGACCTAGAAATGCTTCAGGAGGTGGGCTACTGCAATGGGGTGGAAAATTACTCGCGCCACCTTGCTGGACGCCAAGCTGGGGAGCCACCGGAGTGTTTACTAGATTATTTCCCTGAGGACTGGTTACTGGTGGTGGATGAGTCCCACGTGACTGTTCCTCAAATTCGCGGCATGTTTAACGGTGACCAAGCTCGCAAAAAGGTGCTGATTGACCATGGCTTTCGCCTCCCTAGCGCTGCGGATAACCGTCCCCTCAAGGCGGACGAGTTTTGGGGCAAGGTGAACCAGTGTATTTTTGTCTCTGCTACCCCTGGGGATTGGGAGTTGGCGGTGTCTGACGGTCGGGTTATTGAGCAGATTATTCGCCCCACAGGAGTAGTGGATCCAGAAATCTTTGTCCGTCCTACCCATGGCCAAGTAGATGATCTCTACGCGGAAATTCGTGAGCGCTGCGATCGCCACGAGCGGGTCTTGGTGACCACCCTGACAAAGCGGATGGCCGAAGATCTCACAGAGTATTTTCAGGAGCGCCACGTGCGGGTGCGCTATCTCCACTCGGAAATTAATGCCATCGAGCGCATTGAAATTCTCGAAGCCCTCCGCCAAGGGGACTTTGATGTGCTTATTGGCGTGAACCTGCTGCGGGAAGGCTTAGACTTGCCCGAAGTCTCCCTCGTGGCCATTCTCGATGCCGATAAGGAAGGATTCCTGCGGGCGGAGCGATCGCTGATTCAAACCATTGGCCGCGCCGCTCGCCATGTGCGGGGTCAAGCAATACTCTACGCCGACACCTTAACCGACAGTATGCAAAAGGCCATTCAGGAAACGGAACGCCGCCGCCGCATTCAACTAGCCTATAACCAAGCCCACGGCATTACCCCCCAACCCATTCTCAAGAAAACCAGCAACGCGATTTTGGCGTTTCTGGATGTCTCGCGCCGTTTGCATGCTGAGCCAGTCCCAGTCATTCCCAGCCAGGATTTGGCAGCACTTAGCTTAGAGGATATCCCGCAAATTATCCAAGATCTCGAAGCCAAAATGAAAGCGGCTGCCCACGAGCTGGCCTTTGAAGAGGCCGCCCGCTATCGGGATCAGATTAAACGCCTGCGCGATCGCCTCGTCGGACACTCGTCAAATTATTAA
- the apcB gene encoding allophycocyanin subunit beta, with translation MRDAVTTLIKNYDSTGRYLDRNAVDSLRSYFNSGSVRVKAAAVINANAAAIVKEAGSALFAEQPELIQPGGNAYTTRRYATCLRDMDYYLRYATYALVAGDVDVLNERVLEGLRETYNSLGVPIGPTVRGIQIMKEIVRDRVAAAGIEETSVVEQPFDYMCRQLSEVNI, from the coding sequence ATGCGTGATGCCGTCACCACACTGATCAAAAACTATGACTCCACCGGTCGCTACCTCGATCGCAATGCTGTTGACAGTCTGCGCTCCTACTTTAACTCAGGTTCGGTACGGGTCAAGGCGGCGGCAGTGATCAATGCAAATGCTGCTGCCATCGTCAAGGAAGCGGGTTCAGCCCTGTTTGCAGAGCAACCGGAACTGATTCAACCCGGGGGCAATGCCTACACCACCCGTCGCTACGCCACCTGTTTGCGGGATATGGACTACTACCTCCGCTATGCCACCTATGCCTTGGTAGCAGGAGATGTGGATGTGCTGAATGAGCGCGTCCTCGAAGGGCTGCGGGAAACCTATAACTCCCTAGGCGTGCCCATCGGTCCAACGGTGCGCGGCATTCAAATTATGAAGGAAATTGTGCGCGATCGCGTTGCCGCGGCAGGGATTGAAGAGACCAGTGTTGTGGAGCAACCCTTTGACTATATGTGTCGGCAACTCAGCGAAGTCAATATCTAA